The nucleotide window GTTTGCCAAAATTCGGTAGATCCCGCAACGCCTGTACCCGCTTTACATTTGCGACGATCTTCGCCCATACGGTCGAGCAATTGCGAACCTATACCTTGCCGCCGATAATCATCCATCACAAAAATAGCAGTGAGGATTTTATTCTTTTTCCGCAACGATTCTGTACGTACGCGTGCCACCAGTGCGCCGACCGCCTTTCCTTTGGCGTAGAACAATTCAATCCTGTACAGGTCGGGTTGTTGCATCGCGTGCTTGTACATAACCTGCATTCCCCAATTTGGGATGTACAGATTTCTGTCGTAGCCGATTTTAGCCTTTTGCTGCGTCGTGAGATTCGTGCTTTGCATGCAACTGTCCTAGTCGTTTGTTCACACAATTCAACGCCTGCACAATTCGCTGTGTGCCAAAAGGCGTATCAATCTGGTTGTAGTATTTCATCATCGCGTTGAAGTAAAGCTCTTCAACAGGCACACCAATTGGATTACAGCCCAGCATTTCGCTTTTGAAATTGATTGCGTCGTCAAGAACCCACAATGACTTTGCAGATTTGCTCAGCATTTCTTCCACGCTGCATTCTACGATGTCGTCAAGCATCGCGTCATACGAATAGCGGTAGCAAGTTCCAAACGCTTTCATCATCAAAAGTGCTTGTATTGCGTTCGTACGAATCTCCGACCAACTGCCCCGCGTGGTAAGCGGAAAGTCGTCGTGCCACTTACCGAAAGCAAACAACGCATTGGCGTAAGGTCGCTTGAACTCTAACGCTTCGTACTGTAGGCGCGCAGGCTTGCCTGTCAGCTCGAAATCAATGCAGTGTGCCAGTTCATGCAGACCCGCTTCCAAAAGGCTGTCAGTCGGCCCCACACGCGTTCCAAACGTACCGTTCTGGTACGCCTTGGCATTGAACGCGAAACGGATGTTAGGGCGGCTGAACCATAGGGGTTCGCGGAACAGATCGCGCTCCACGGTTTCAATTCTAGTTGCCATTGCGGCGTTCCTTTTTGATGTAGACCCGCGCCGTACGCATACTGCGAAACGTCATGTACATATACTCAGAATGTGGCGCATTGATAACCACACCGCGATAGAAACACAACAGGTTCCAATCGTACAACATCGGAACACCCGGCACACGTTGAAACCGTTTTACCAGATTACCAGTTCTTCGCGGCACAATCTCAGAATTGGTTCGAATCGACATGGTTTTCCTTTCCTCATGGCTTTGATTTGTGCGTGTCGCTCTTCAGGATAAAGCAGACCCGCGTGCAAACGTTTACTACGCTTTTGCTGCTCTACCATTCTTGCGATTTGTTCACGTGCCCAACGTCGCCCAAGTTCCCCCATGTAATCTGCGCCGACGATAATAATCCTCTCATGCGCGGCTTTTTGCGTATGCACTTGTACTTTCCTTTTCGCATAGCTTTAATCGACTTGTGACGTTCTGCACCCAGCAGACCATTATCGGCGCGCTTGAAGTTCGTGCACATACGGTCGCCGATTTGTTTTTGCAAACCACCAATCCAGTTTTTGAACTTTTGGTTTTCTTCTTGCAGTTTATCGGCGTATGCAGCGTAATGGACATCGCCCGTCAGGAATTCAACAGACAAGCCCAACGACTCTACAAGGCGCTTGCTGATTTCGTCGTACTTCGCGGTAGCACCGTCAACGAAATCACCGCACACCAGAA belongs to Patescibacteria group bacterium and includes:
- a CDS encoding GNAT family N-acetyltransferase, with the protein product MQSTNLTTQQKAKIGYDRNLYIPNWGMQVMYKHAMQQPDLYRIELFYAKGKAVGALVARVRTESLRKKNKILTAIFVMDDYRRQGIGSQLLDRMGEDRRKCKAGTGVAGSTEFWQTNNVPLISTAEFNRWNKTMDDVNEELYFTQKELKCLTSTNQKLSLPSNVSCIATKSAMRLKEMQAKSSTPTRSLPKENSYQSM